ACGATGTCCGCCGTTTCGTCGAGACGGCGCAGACGGGCCGCCGCGGACATGCCGCCGGCGACGCCGCCGACAATGACGACTTTTTGACCCATACCGGCATCGCTCCCGTTTTTTCACGCGTAGGCCAGCAGCGTTTCCTTCAGTTCCCGCAGCGGACGGACGCCGACCAGCGTCTCCATTTCAAGACCGCCGCGGAACACCTTGAGCGTCGGAATGCTGCGGATGCCGTACTTCATCGCGCTGAGCGGATTTTCGTCGACGTTCACCTTGACGACCGTCGCCTGTCCTTCCACTTCCTTTGCGAGTTGCTCCAGAACCGGCGCGATCATTCGGCACGGCCCGCACCATGGCGCCCAGAAATCGACCAGTACGAGCCGGTTCGACCGGAGCACCTCATCCAGCGTCGCATCGGTCGCCTGCATAACGGCCATACGGTTTCCCTCCTCCCGGTCCGTCGTTTACCATATACCCATGGGGGTATATATTATCGTAGAACAAAACGCGGCGGATGTCAAACGAAAAGCCCGTGCGGCCAGGGGAATCGTATACCAGAGCAATCATTTCATATAGTATGAGTAAAATATTCGTGGGCAGGGTTAAGAGCAAGGAACGCGAGGAAGAAAAGGGGTAGACAAGGGCTTCCCTTCTTGGTAAAGTGATAGGCGGCA
The sequence above is drawn from the Candidatus Reconcilbacillus cellulovorans genome and encodes:
- a CDS encoding thioredoxin, with the translated sequence MAVMQATDATLDEVLRSNRLVLVDFWAPWCGPCRMIAPVLEQLAKEVEGQATVVKVNVDENPLSAMKYGIRSIPTLKVFRGGLEMETLVGVRPLRELKETLLAYA